A genomic segment from Planktothrix sp. FACHB-1365 encodes:
- a CDS encoding isochorismate synthase MenF: MPVFPSATPLLQDRQELHRFLLEFQHHGLQDYQTKILSIAHEIQWIDPLAVLQEFYHPNLIHFYFEKPQIEESFVAVDTAIKFTTGGKNRFLEAQNFIQSCLDKTVIIGSKNSNLPKPYFCCSFTFFDQHFNSNLSADSLPDSSIHQERVYFPPTTIFLPKWQVIRKKNRCILIVNIVLKKNSKIENILSDVWYKSQQINALEKTSILSVASENSSLLLTKQVETDPKPYLQFKQSVNSALDLIQAKSLKKLVLSQPIDVVSKKPFNLIHSLNNLRFLYPDCYIFSTGNGKGQQFIGASPERLISLKNQELITDALAGSAPRGKTPLEDVNLGQELLNSEKNLREHQVVVDFIVERLLNLGLTPNLTGLPCLRQLTNIQHLWTPIQCQVSTHIHLLEILAQLHPTPAVAGTPRDIAQQQIHHYETFDRSLYAAPIGWIDHHGNGEFVVGIRSALLDGNRARLYAGAGIVAGSEPEKELAEIQLKLQALLRALV; the protein is encoded by the coding sequence ATGCCAGTTTTTCCTTCTGCAACCCCGTTATTGCAAGATCGCCAAGAACTGCATCGTTTTTTGTTAGAGTTTCAGCATCATGGATTACAGGATTACCAGACTAAAATTCTAAGTATTGCTCATGAAATTCAATGGATTGATCCGTTAGCAGTTTTACAGGAGTTTTATCATCCTAATTTAATTCATTTTTATTTTGAGAAACCTCAAATTGAGGAATCCTTTGTTGCGGTTGATACGGCTATAAAGTTCACCACAGGAGGAAAAAATCGGTTTTTAGAAGCTCAAAACTTTATTCAGTCTTGTTTAGATAAAACTGTTATTATTGGTTCTAAAAACAGTAATTTACCTAAACCTTATTTCTGTTGTAGTTTTACTTTTTTTGATCAACATTTTAATTCTAATTTATCGGCAGATTCTTTGCCGGATTCTTCAATTCATCAAGAACGAGTTTATTTTCCACCTACTACCATATTTCTACCAAAATGGCAAGTGATTCGCAAAAAAAATCGCTGCATTTTAATTGTTAATATTGTTTTGAAGAAAAACTCTAAAATTGAAAATATTTTGAGTGATGTTTGGTATAAAAGTCAACAAATTAATGCGTTAGAAAAAACCTCAATTCTCTCGGTTGCCTCTGAAAATTCTAGTTTATTATTGACAAAACAGGTAGAAACCGACCCAAAACCTTATTTACAGTTTAAACAGTCTGTGAATTCTGCTTTAGATTTAATTCAAGCTAAATCTTTAAAGAAATTGGTGCTTTCTCAACCCATTGATGTCGTTTCTAAAAAACCGTTTAATTTGATTCATTCTTTGAATAATTTACGATTTTTGTACCCCGATTGTTATATTTTTTCAACGGGAAATGGCAAGGGTCAACAATTTATTGGTGCGAGTCCAGAACGGTTAATTAGTTTAAAAAATCAGGAGTTAATTACCGATGCCTTGGCGGGTTCAGCCCCCCGTGGCAAAACGCCTTTAGAAGATGTTAATTTAGGTCAAGAATTACTGAATAGTGAAAAAAATCTGCGTGAGCATCAAGTGGTGGTAGATTTTATTGTTGAACGGTTATTAAATTTAGGGTTAACTCCGAATTTAACGGGTTTACCTTGTTTAAGACAACTCACCAATATTCAACACCTATGGACACCCATCCAATGTCAAGTTTCAACTCATATTCATCTATTAGAAATCTTGGCGCAATTGCACCCAACTCCGGCTGTGGCGGGAACTCCTAGAGATATTGCTCAACAGCAAATTCATCATTATGAAACTTTTGATCGTTCCCTTTATGCGGCTCCCATTGGTTGGATTGATCATCACGGAAATGGAGAGTTTGTTG